A DNA window from Nitrospiria bacterium contains the following coding sequences:
- a CDS encoding transposase, producing the protein RRHHRDGPLFRGRYKAIVVDEESYLLSVVRYIHRNPVEAGLVRGLDRYPWSSYRMYMKKEKKP; encoded by the coding sequence TAGGAGACATCATCGGGATGGTCCGCTGTTCAGGGGTAGGTACAAAGCTATCGTAGTGGATGAAGAGTCGTATTTATTAAGTGTGGTACGGTATATCCACCGAAATCCTGTTGAAGCAGGGTTGGTTCGAGGTTTAGATCGGTATCCATGGAGCAGTTATCGGATGTATATGAAAAAAGAGAAAAAGCCCTAA
- a CDS encoding helix-turn-helix domain-containing protein translates to MKQVLGRFPKKGRLKAFQEYMGTEVEDRLRRFYSSRKWVPVLGGESFVEKIRKQIKRAGKKVQKIPEAKRSIRETIEKCLEAVRKVYGIKEEEIKESRRGERNEPRAMGMYVCRWIGGMRQEEIGKEFKLGGYSGVSSTIRRMRKELEKGGKVLQKYGAIKKVLEG, encoded by the coding sequence GTGAAGCAGGTATTGGGGCGGTTTCCTAAAAAGGGGCGGTTAAAGGCATTTCAGGAGTATATGGGGACTGAGGTAGAAGACAGATTAAGGAGGTTTTATTCCAGTCGGAAATGGGTGCCCGTATTAGGGGGAGAGAGTTTTGTAGAGAAGATACGGAAGCAAATAAAAAGAGCGGGGAAGAAGGTTCAAAAAATACCCGAAGCAAAACGATCCATTCGAGAAACAATAGAAAAGTGCTTAGAGGCGGTAAGGAAAGTATATGGGATAAAAGAGGAAGAAATCAAAGAAAGCAGGAGAGGGGAGAGGAACGAACCGAGGGCGATGGGGATGTATGTGTGCCGGTGGATAGGGGGGATGAGGCAAGAGGAAATCGGAAAGGAATTTAAACTGGGAGGATATTCAGGGGTAAGTAGTACAATTAGAAGGATGAGGAAGGAGTTAGAGAAAGGAGGAAAGGTCCTGCAAAAATACGGGGCAATTAAAAAGGTTCTCGAAGGTTGA